A portion of the Deinococcus peraridilitoris DSM 19664 genome contains these proteins:
- the drmD gene encoding DISARM system SNF2-like helicase DrmD encodes MVPEPGQLVEVRRRRWIVGDVRAASLDTGNLSYLVRVTSVDEDGPRDELDVVWDLEPGARVLERAGLPKPAAADAAEDLDAFLDAVRWGAATNADRALLQAPFRSGATIEDFQLDPVARAVDMARVNLLIADDVGLGKTIEAGLVVQELLLRHRARTVLIVVPASLQVKWQTEMREKFGLEFRIVDTAYLHDFRRRRGIHANPWTSYPRLITSMDWAKSGEGLRLIDDVLPPHTTYPRRFDVLIVDEAHNVAPAASDNYAVDSQRTRLIRKLAPHFEHKLFLSATPHNGYQQSFTSLLELLDDRRFSRSVQPDPKQLQQVMVRRLKSELVDSEGRPLYPRRELRALDVEYDAEEREVHGVLSEYAKSRLETSSGTRHEYATSFVLKLLKKRLFSSPRAFARTLAAHRTSLEGTRERREHGDLDDRVLRRALLLAEEDQADDVEAERLQDEATHAASAVATLLTSEQKSLLQRLTSWAERAKNRPDAKARAVLAWLRREVRPEGEWSDRRVIIFTEYRDTMTWLEEILAANGYAGERLAKLHGGLPHDEREVVKASFQADPSVSPVRILLATDAASEGIDLQNHCDTLLHLEIPWNPNVMEQRNGRVDRHGQRSPTVSIWHPVGKRTAGASDTREVDDSEFLMRAATKVDAIRQDLGSVGPVLARRIEDAMLGRARSLDTSDAERKADVARGSLAVERRLRDRVADLHARLMEAREEFGLEPARVARAVKLALRLDHQLPLVPVSLPGAPDGTVFDVPVATGSWGRASAGLEHPFTNVRRSITFDYQVAKGRDDVVLAHLEHNLVQLALRLLRAEVWSLEENKRLHRVTVRSVPDELLPVPVVGVWSRLVVTGGDHRRLHEELTFAGGELGHDRFVRIPQVLRMRELERASSPGKVNEGLFHALADRFGRHETSILAAVEARTRDRMATLVNTLERRAKAEAEDVERVLDDLEAALRREIEHEEPIQPMLFSPPEAEQLKRDRAALRERLRRIPEERARELEATRQRHADPTPRTFPVAVVFLVPDSTLRGRA; translated from the coding sequence ATGGTTCCTGAACCCGGTCAGCTTGTAGAGGTTCGCCGACGCCGCTGGATCGTCGGGGACGTGCGCGCGGCCTCCCTCGACACTGGGAACCTCTCGTATCTCGTTCGCGTCACGTCGGTAGACGAGGACGGCCCGCGCGACGAACTCGACGTCGTTTGGGACCTGGAGCCCGGCGCGAGGGTGCTGGAGCGGGCGGGGCTGCCCAAGCCCGCGGCAGCCGACGCCGCCGAGGACTTGGACGCCTTTCTCGACGCTGTGCGCTGGGGCGCCGCCACGAATGCCGACCGCGCGTTGCTCCAAGCGCCGTTCCGCAGCGGCGCGACAATCGAAGACTTCCAACTCGACCCCGTCGCGCGGGCCGTCGACATGGCCCGCGTCAACTTGTTGATCGCCGACGACGTGGGCCTTGGCAAGACCATCGAGGCGGGCTTGGTAGTGCAGGAACTGCTGCTGAGACACCGCGCGCGAACCGTGCTGATCGTCGTGCCCGCCTCGCTGCAGGTGAAGTGGCAAACCGAAATGCGCGAGAAGTTCGGCCTGGAGTTTCGCATCGTCGACACCGCCTACCTGCACGACTTCCGCCGGCGCCGCGGCATCCACGCGAACCCCTGGACGTCGTACCCGCGCTTGATCACGTCGATGGACTGGGCGAAGAGCGGCGAAGGACTGCGTCTCATCGACGACGTGTTGCCGCCGCACACGACGTACCCCCGGCGGTTCGACGTCCTGATCGTCGACGAAGCCCACAACGTGGCGCCGGCCGCGAGCGACAACTACGCGGTCGACAGCCAGCGGACCCGATTGATCCGCAAGCTCGCGCCGCACTTCGAGCACAAACTTTTTTTGAGCGCGACCCCGCACAACGGGTACCAGCAGTCCTTCACGTCCTTGCTCGAACTCCTGGACGACCGGCGCTTCTCACGCTCGGTTCAGCCGGACCCGAAGCAACTGCAGCAGGTGATGGTGCGCCGCCTCAAAAGCGAACTCGTGGACTCGGAAGGACGACCGCTCTATCCTCGCCGGGAGTTGCGCGCACTCGACGTCGAATACGACGCCGAGGAACGCGAAGTTCACGGTGTCCTGTCCGAGTACGCGAAGTCCCGGCTCGAAACCTCGAGCGGCACGCGGCACGAGTACGCCACCAGCTTCGTGCTCAAGCTGCTCAAAAAACGCCTCTTCTCCTCGCCGCGCGCCTTCGCCAGGACCCTTGCCGCACACCGCACCAGCCTGGAAGGAACACGGGAGCGCCGCGAACACGGCGATCTCGACGACCGCGTCCTGCGCAGGGCCCTCCTCCTCGCCGAGGAGGACCAAGCCGACGACGTCGAAGCCGAGCGTCTCCAGGACGAGGCGACGCACGCGGCGAGCGCCGTGGCGACCCTGCTCACCTCCGAGCAGAAGTCGTTGCTGCAACGCTTGACCTCGTGGGCGGAACGTGCCAAGAACAGGCCCGACGCCAAAGCCCGCGCCGTGCTGGCTTGGCTACGACGGGAAGTTCGCCCCGAAGGCGAATGGAGCGATCGTCGCGTGATCATCTTCACCGAGTACCGCGACACCATGACCTGGCTGGAGGAAATCCTCGCCGCGAACGGGTACGCGGGCGAACGGCTCGCGAAGTTGCACGGTGGTCTGCCGCACGACGAGCGTGAGGTCGTCAAGGCATCCTTTCAGGCTGACCCGTCGGTGTCGCCCGTGCGAATATTGCTGGCGACCGATGCGGCTTCAGAAGGCATCGACCTGCAGAACCATTGCGACACCCTGCTCCACCTCGAGATCCCTTGGAACCCGAACGTCATGGAGCAACGCAACGGGCGCGTCGACCGCCACGGTCAGCGGTCTCCCACGGTGTCGATTTGGCACCCGGTCGGGAAGCGAACCGCGGGTGCGAGCGACACCCGCGAGGTCGACGACTCGGAATTCTTGATGCGAGCTGCCACAAAGGTCGACGCGATCCGGCAGGACCTCGGAAGCGTCGGTCCCGTGCTCGCACGTCGGATCGAAGACGCCATGCTCGGTCGTGCGCGCAGCCTCGACACCAGCGACGCCGAGCGGAAAGCGGACGTGGCCCGCGGTTCGCTCGCGGTCGAACGCCGACTGCGCGACCGGGTCGCCGACCTGCACGCGCGCCTGATGGAAGCGCGCGAGGAATTCGGCTTGGAACCGGCACGCGTCGCGCGTGCCGTGAAGCTCGCACTCCGGCTCGACCATCAATTGCCGCTCGTGCCGGTCTCCTTGCCCGGTGCACCGGATGGCACGGTCTTCGACGTCCCCGTCGCGACCGGATCATGGGGTCGCGCGAGCGCCGGGTTGGAACACCCGTTCACCAACGTGCGTCGCTCCATCACGTTCGACTACCAAGTCGCCAAAGGACGCGATGACGTCGTCCTGGCCCACCTCGAACACAACCTCGTGCAACTCGCGCTCCGCCTGCTGCGCGCGGAAGTGTGGTCTCTCGAGGAAAACAAGCGGCTGCACCGTGTCACCGTCCGTTCCGTTCCCGACGAGTTGCTCCCCGTGCCGGTCGTCGGCGTGTGGTCCAGGCTGGTCGTCACGGGCGGCGACCACCGCCGACTCCACGAAGAGCTGACCTTCGCCGGCGGGGAGCTGGGGCACGACCGCTTCGTACGCATCCCGCAGGTGCTCCGCATGCGCGAACTTGAGCGGGCGTCCTCGCCAGGAAAGGTGAACGAGGGGCTGTTCCACGCGCTGGCCGATCGCTTCGGGCGTCACGAAACGTCGATCCTGGCGGCAGTGGAGGCTCGGACGCGCGACCGCATGGCGACGCTCGTCAACACCCTGGAACGCCGGGCGAAAGCGGAGGCCGAGGACGTCGAGCGCGTGCTCGACGATCTGGAAGCCGCGCTGCGCCGCGAGATCGAACACGAGGAGCCGATTCAACCCATGCTGTTCTCCCCACCCGAAGCCGAGCAGCTCAAACGAGACCGTGCCGCGCTGCGCGAACGCCTGCGGCGGATTCCCGAGGAGCGCGCCCGAGAACTCGAAGCGACCCGGCAGCGGCATGCCGATCCCACCCCCCGCACCTTCCCGGTCGCGGTGGTCTTTCTGGTTCCCGACTCCACACTGCGGGGGCGTGCCTGA
- a CDS encoding Eco57I restriction-modification methylase domain-containing protein, with product MRLFSETDSTLDWLSLVDVAGAWFAPDVLGAEFQQGLDTLDPGTRRRVHEAWREWREAVVDEDPLLAGLHREWVKIVLDEVLSYGPPLLTPVDPEGNTFVHVVPESGEALRPTFVVGRADNAPKLLVVVHDPNTPLDKPLARARGTSSPLERTVTLCRGLGVRSAIVTNGERWAFVDAPLGSVSGHVSWYARYWWQEAVTLRAFHSLLNARRLFGRDEGTPWALLDRSAEYREEVTSTLGQQVERAVEVLVHSIDRANRDKGDALLHDVSPTELYEAGLTVMMRLVVLLCAEERGLLLLGDPTWDESYAVSTLRGQLDEAADRDGPAVLERRHDAWSRLLATFRAVYGGVEHESLRLPALGGSLFDPDRFPFLEGRTKDTSWRDKGAEPLPIDNRTVLLLLSALQKLERGDGAQVLSYRALDVEQIGHVYEGLLERTVTRLPEPTLGLEGSAKFRNPSVKLAELESAQLDGTAKLVDFLVKKTGRAKPGLTKALAKEVGDTDRARLLQACEGDRALLERVLPFARLLRLDAWGEPIVYPAGAFAVTSGDERGTTGAHYTPKALTERVVATTLTPLAYHGPAQGLPREDWRLKTPGELLDLKVCDPAMGSGAFLVQVCRWLGDRVVESWANAEAGGKVVDAFGEVRETSEGVEPLSNDAEERLLLARRLVAERCVYGVDINPFAVELAKLSLWLVTLAKGRPFGFLDHNLRHGDSLLGLHALRQLTELAMTPTGKQLLFAGDVERAVKAAVSARSRLRDTPILDIQDVEKMAKLDAEARSVLERPHLAADAMIGEALRHAAAPQRLEPALIVLANEVGGMLKGDHAGEAAVAARARAALSTDVPTRKRRHRPFHWPLEFPEVFVRGNAGFDAFVGNPPFLGGQKITSAMGAAFRDYLVSFHADGNKGSADLVAYFFLSCHDLLREAGYLGLIAVNTIAEGATREIGLARLTSEEAVIFEAHPNESWPGKAAVVTSRVHITKGDWGGKKILLDRDVQLISAFLTDQADKKALPLKSNEGKSFQGSITLGQGFVLEPHVASRLLETAENREVLFPYLIGDDLTTHPQQHASRWVINFWDWPLSRGAEGVWVSADEVQRRNWLKVGTVPSDFPGHAAEDYPSVLTIVERDVKPDRQRKDENGRFLQREARALRWWQHAEKATGLYHSIGRGANFWSHPRDWSQQKPAPAEVICFATGATKYPSFEFCSNYQVFANTLGIITLFDNDSYAILNSSIHGVWAWKYGSRMKRDLRYTPTDCFETFPFPSKDNELHALGAALRAARKRGHASFDVGLTDLYNMFHDPEVEDEAILELRRVHRLVDERLAALYGFDFDLEHGFHDVPFLPPEDRRRFTVSEAARLEVLRRLADLNQERYDEEQAEAEIPVKPTKPGTRVSKGTSTDRQPSLLDSAPTKRSDSA from the coding sequence ATGAGACTCTTCTCCGAAACGGACTCCACCCTCGACTGGCTCTCCCTGGTCGACGTCGCCGGCGCCTGGTTCGCGCCCGACGTCCTCGGCGCGGAATTCCAGCAAGGTCTCGACACCCTCGACCCCGGGACGCGACGCCGCGTCCACGAGGCCTGGAGGGAGTGGCGGGAGGCCGTCGTCGACGAGGACCCGCTGCTCGCCGGCCTGCATCGGGAGTGGGTCAAGATCGTGCTCGACGAGGTCCTGTCGTACGGACCCCCTCTGCTGACGCCCGTCGACCCGGAGGGGAACACGTTCGTCCATGTCGTCCCGGAGTCGGGGGAAGCGCTGCGTCCGACCTTCGTGGTAGGACGTGCCGACAACGCGCCGAAGCTGCTGGTCGTCGTCCACGATCCCAACACGCCCCTCGACAAGCCGCTCGCGCGGGCGCGCGGCACCTCCTCGCCGCTCGAACGCACGGTGACGCTGTGCCGCGGCCTGGGGGTCCGTTCGGCGATCGTGACGAACGGCGAACGCTGGGCCTTCGTGGACGCGCCGCTCGGATCGGTGTCCGGCCACGTCTCGTGGTACGCCCGTTACTGGTGGCAAGAAGCCGTGACCTTGCGCGCCTTCCACTCCCTGCTGAACGCGCGTCGCCTCTTCGGCCGAGACGAGGGCACTCCGTGGGCCTTGCTGGACCGCTCGGCCGAGTACCGCGAGGAAGTCACGTCCACCCTCGGCCAGCAGGTCGAGCGCGCCGTCGAAGTGCTCGTGCACTCCATCGACCGCGCGAACCGCGACAAGGGGGACGCGCTGCTGCACGACGTTTCCCCCACCGAACTGTACGAAGCCGGCCTCACGGTGATGATGCGGCTCGTCGTCCTGCTGTGCGCGGAGGAGCGCGGCCTGCTTCTCCTCGGCGATCCCACCTGGGACGAAAGCTACGCCGTGTCGACGTTGCGCGGCCAACTCGACGAGGCCGCCGATCGTGACGGCCCCGCGGTCCTGGAGCGGCGTCACGACGCTTGGAGCCGCCTGCTGGCGACCTTTCGGGCGGTGTACGGCGGCGTCGAGCACGAATCCTTGCGTCTCCCGGCGCTCGGCGGTTCGCTGTTCGACCCGGACCGCTTCCCGTTCCTCGAAGGCCGCACCAAGGACACGAGCTGGCGCGACAAGGGCGCCGAGCCTCTCCCGATCGACAACAGGACCGTGCTGCTGCTGCTCTCGGCATTGCAGAAACTCGAGCGCGGCGACGGGGCGCAAGTGCTCTCGTACCGCGCTCTCGACGTGGAACAGATCGGCCACGTCTACGAAGGGTTGCTGGAACGCACGGTCACGCGCCTCCCGGAGCCGACGCTCGGCCTCGAAGGATCGGCCAAGTTCCGCAATCCTTCGGTGAAGCTCGCCGAACTCGAATCCGCCCAGCTCGACGGAACGGCCAAGCTCGTCGACTTCCTGGTCAAGAAGACCGGCCGCGCCAAGCCCGGCTTGACGAAGGCGCTTGCCAAGGAAGTCGGGGACACCGACCGTGCCCGCCTGTTGCAAGCGTGCGAAGGAGACCGCGCCCTGCTGGAACGCGTCCTGCCCTTCGCGCGCCTGCTGCGGCTCGACGCGTGGGGGGAGCCGATCGTGTACCCTGCCGGCGCCTTCGCCGTGACCTCGGGAGACGAACGGGGCACGACCGGCGCGCACTACACGCCGAAGGCGCTGACCGAACGAGTGGTCGCGACCACGCTCACGCCACTCGCGTACCATGGTCCAGCTCAAGGGCTGCCACGCGAGGACTGGCGGCTCAAGACGCCAGGAGAGCTGCTCGACCTCAAGGTGTGCGATCCGGCGATGGGCTCGGGCGCTTTCCTGGTGCAAGTCTGTCGTTGGCTCGGCGATCGAGTGGTCGAGAGTTGGGCGAACGCCGAAGCCGGCGGGAAGGTGGTCGACGCCTTCGGTGAGGTCCGAGAGACCTCCGAGGGCGTGGAGCCACTCTCGAACGACGCGGAGGAGCGCCTGCTGCTCGCTCGTCGCCTCGTCGCCGAGCGCTGCGTGTACGGCGTGGACATCAATCCGTTCGCCGTCGAACTCGCCAAGTTGTCGTTGTGGCTCGTGACGCTCGCGAAAGGCCGGCCCTTCGGCTTCCTCGACCACAACCTTCGCCACGGAGACAGCCTGCTCGGCCTGCACGCATTGAGGCAACTCACGGAACTCGCCATGACGCCCACTGGGAAGCAGCTCCTGTTCGCAGGGGACGTCGAACGTGCCGTGAAGGCAGCCGTCTCGGCGCGAAGTCGGCTGCGCGACACCCCGATCCTCGACATCCAGGACGTCGAGAAGATGGCGAAACTCGATGCCGAGGCGCGCTCCGTCCTCGAACGTCCACACCTAGCCGCCGACGCCATGATCGGTGAGGCGCTGCGCCACGCGGCCGCTCCTCAACGCCTGGAACCCGCCCTGATTGTGCTAGCGAACGAGGTCGGAGGTATGCTGAAAGGTGACCATGCGGGAGAGGCGGCCGTTGCAGCGCGCGCGCGCGCGGCTCTCTCGACGGATGTGCCGACCCGAAAGCGTCGGCACAGACCGTTCCACTGGCCGCTCGAGTTTCCCGAGGTGTTCGTCCGCGGCAATGCCGGCTTCGACGCTTTCGTCGGTAATCCTCCTTTCCTCGGTGGACAAAAGATTACGAGCGCTATGGGAGCGGCGTTCCGTGACTACCTGGTGAGCTTCCATGCCGACGGCAACAAGGGGTCGGCCGACCTTGTGGCCTACTTCTTTCTGTCGTGTCATGACCTTCTCCGCGAAGCGGGCTACCTGGGCTTGATCGCCGTGAACACCATTGCCGAAGGCGCTACACGAGAAATCGGATTGGCGCGACTAACGTCAGAGGAAGCAGTCATCTTCGAGGCACATCCGAACGAGTCCTGGCCTGGCAAAGCTGCAGTCGTGACTAGCCGAGTTCACATCACGAAAGGTGACTGGGGAGGCAAGAAGATCCTTCTCGACCGCGACGTTCAGCTAATTTCAGCTTTCCTGACCGACCAAGCCGACAAAAAGGCACTGCCCCTGAAATCGAATGAGGGCAAGTCGTTCCAAGGCTCTATCACCCTGGGGCAGGGCTTCGTCCTTGAGCCACACGTTGCAAGTCGACTACTCGAGACGGCAGAGAATCGTGAAGTGCTATTCCCGTACCTTATTGGAGACGATCTTACAACTCATCCGCAGCAACACGCATCCCGATGGGTCATTAACTTCTGGGATTGGCCCCTTTCACGTGGTGCTGAAGGAGTTTGGGTAAGTGCCGACGAGGTCCAAAGGCGAAACTGGTTAAAGGTGGGAACCGTGCCGTCAGACTTTCCAGGGCACGCAGCTGAGGATTATCCCAGCGTTCTAACTATCGTAGAAAGGGACGTCAAGCCTGACCGTCAGCGGAAAGATGAGAATGGCAGATTTTTACAGAGAGAGGCCCGAGCCCTACGGTGGTGGCAGCATGCAGAGAAAGCAACGGGCTTGTACCATTCGATTGGACGGGGCGCGAACTTTTGGAGCCACCCCCGTGATTGGAGCCAGCAAAAACCTGCACCCGCTGAAGTAATTTGTTTCGCGACCGGAGCCACCAAGTATCCGTCGTTCGAGTTCTGTTCCAACTATCAAGTCTTTGCTAACACACTAGGAATAATCACGCTGTTCGACAACGACAGCTACGCGATCCTGAACTCGTCGATCCACGGGGTTTGGGCGTGGAAGTACGGTTCGCGGATGAAGCGAGACCTTCGCTACACGCCGACCGACTGCTTCGAGACTTTCCCATTTCCCTCTAAGGACAACGAGTTGCATGCCCTCGGTGCGGCTCTGCGGGCAGCTAGGAAGCGAGGTCACGCCTCATTCGACGTCGGCTTGACGGACCTCTACAACATGTTCCACGATCCCGAAGTCGAGGACGAAGCCATCCTTGAGCTGCGACGCGTCCACCGTCTCGTGGACGAGCGACTCGCAGCCCTGTACGGCTTCGATTTCGACCTCGAACACGGTTTCCACGACGTTCCCTTCCTGCCCCCCGAAGACCGGAGGCGCTTCACTGTCTCGGAGGCGGCTCGCCTCGAGGTCCTGCGTCGCCTCGCGGACCTCAATCAGGAGCGCTACGACGAAGAGCAGGCCGAAGCGGAGATCCCCGTGAAGCCCACCAAGCCGGGGACGCGAGTCTCGAAGGGTACGTCGACCGACCGACAACCGAGCCTCCTGGATTCCGCGCCGACGAAGAGGAGTGATTCCGCATGA